In a single window of the Patescibacteria group bacterium genome:
- a CDS encoding oligosaccharide flippase family protein — MIRKVFSLIKENKVISGSFIMVIGGFIGSLTNYLYHLVIARSLGPSDYGILDSLISLIYQLGVPLSTISLVITKYVSSFKGQNRVTTIESFFWKINKKLFFILPLVILIMILATPIVVNFLHLPSPFLFIWVALSFILGVFAILGKSFLQGLGRFGALTVTGIAEGIFRLLATIFLLYIGWGLAGAVFPFFLLSLFSIGLVFFLVKDLIGGEKKEPIPEKKEIFSFLFPVFFSNLSITSLITSDVILVRHFLPPLEAGLYAALSTLGKIIYFAALPVVSVIFPTISEAQAANKNVKEVALFGILLIGLIIGGSFIIFGFFPKLMILMLFGKSYLSMEPYVIYFAVGISLYTLNVVILNIFLALKIIFPTILAVTAAILQIVLIIIFHQSLLQILSIFILTSTLLFSFLSLYYAWSKRT, encoded by the coding sequence ATGATCAGAAAAGTTTTTTCCTTAATTAAAGAAAACAAGGTTATTTCGGGAAGTTTTATCATGGTCATTGGTGGTTTTATCGGGAGCCTGACTAATTATTTATACCACTTGGTTATCGCCCGCAGTTTAGGACCGAGTGATTATGGAATTTTAGACAGTTTAATTTCTCTTATTTATCAACTGGGCGTTCCTTTAAGTACGATTTCCTTAGTTATTACTAAATATGTTTCTTCGTTTAAGGGTCAAAATAGGGTAACAACCATAGAATCTTTTTTTTGGAAAATAAATAAAAAATTATTTTTTATATTACCCCTAGTTATTTTAATAATGATCTTGGCTACCCCAATTGTCGTCAATTTTTTACACTTGCCCTCGCCTTTCTTATTTATTTGGGTTGCCTTATCTTTTATCTTGGGAGTTTTTGCGATCTTGGGAAAAAGTTTTCTCCAGGGGCTTGGTCGTTTTGGCGCCCTAACAGTTACCGGGATTGCCGAAGGAATTTTTCGCTTATTAGCAACGATTTTTCTTCTTTATATCGGTTGGGGTTTAGCCGGAGCGGTTTTTCCTTTCTTTCTTCTGTCTTTATTTTCTATTGGTCTTGTTTTTTTCCTAGTCAAGGATTTGATTGGCGGAGAAAAAAAAGAACCCATTCCGGAAAAAAAAGAAATCTTTTCTTTTCTCTTTCCGGTTTTTTTCAGCAATTTAAGTATCACTTCGTTAATTACCTCGGATGTTATTTTAGTACGCCATTTTCTTCCTCCGCTTGAGGCGGGTTTATATGCTGCCCTTTCTACTCTGGGAAAAATAATTTATTTTGCCGCCCTTCCGGTTGTCAGTGTCATTTTCCCCACCATCTCTGAAGCTCAGGCGGCGAATAAAAATGTTAAAGAAGTTGCCCTTTTCGGCATCTTATTAATCGGTCTCATTATCGGAGGATCGTTTATTATCTTTGGTTTTTTCCCGAAATTAATGATCCTTATGCTTTTCGGTAAAAGCTATCTTTCCATGGAGCCGTATGTAATTTATTTTGCTGTGGGAATTTCTTTATACACTCTTAACGTCGTTATCCTCAATATCTTTTTAGCCCTAAAAATTATTTTTCCAACCATACTGGCCGTGACGGCGGCAATTTTACAGATTGTTTTAATTATTATTTTTCATCAATCACTCTTGCAAATACTTTCAATTTTTATTTTAACTTCAACTCTGCTCTTTTCCTTTCTCTCGTTGTATTACGCGTGGTCAAAAAGAACATAA
- a CDS encoding YfhO family protein, which yields MNILKKNVFLLLVILIGFFGVKALFHSGFYTSHDGEHQVIRLYHFNQALKDGQVPPRWAGTADNGYGYPLFIFSYQSPWFIGIPLLKVGLSLTDAIKGVFIIGYLLSGIFMYLWLKEMLGLFPGLLGSVLYLWAPYRFSNIFVRASLGEATAFIFIPLVFWGIWKVREKRETTKGIILVSLGLAGVILSHLMVLIIFALPLFFWVLLQGKEAKNNKLFIGGIIAGSFLGIILSSYYLIPAIFEKQFTVATQILQSHFLDHFVTLKQLIYSKWGYGFDFPGTVNDEMSFQVGIAQWLAMILLAILSLITWFRQKKIDWLGFFAVGCFVFSIIMMISVSKPAWEQITKYSYFDFPWRFLSLAVFSGSLGAALVAKHLKERVWLVVIFFISLAFYTNKNHLRVNQYVYNHDEVYINNLQTTNQFDEYRAKTLNHEYVKVKRERVEFSKKEINLEKEISSSNYLFLEGEANQKSLIKLNIAYYPGWQVWLNQKEQTRVMSSEGVMEIPIPKDKLTLEAKFTETLIRKTSNLVSLIGLMILLTFIYKDIKLKNKR from the coding sequence ATGAATATTTTAAAAAAAAACGTTTTTCTTCTTTTAGTTATTTTAATTGGTTTTTTCGGGGTGAAAGCTTTATTTCACAGTGGTTTTTATACCAGTCATGATGGCGAGCATCAGGTTATCAGGCTTTATCATTTTAATCAGGCCTTAAAGGACGGCCAGGTTCCTCCTCGTTGGGCCGGGACGGCTGATAATGGTTATGGTTATCCGCTCTTCATTTTTTCTTATCAATCCCCATGGTTTATCGGGATTCCTCTTCTGAAAGTAGGATTGTCACTGACCGACGCCATAAAAGGAGTTTTTATTATTGGTTATTTATTATCTGGAATTTTCATGTATTTATGGCTCAAAGAAATGCTGGGGCTTTTTCCGGGATTATTAGGTTCGGTCCTTTATCTTTGGGCGCCTTACCGGTTTTCCAATATTTTTGTCAGAGCTTCGTTGGGAGAAGCAACAGCTTTTATATTTATACCCTTAGTGTTTTGGGGGATATGGAAAGTCAGGGAAAAACGAGAAACAACGAAGGGAATAATTTTAGTAAGTTTGGGACTAGCCGGAGTAATTCTCTCTCACTTAATGGTTCTTATTATTTTTGCTTTGCCTCTCTTCTTTTGGGTTTTACTTCAAGGGAAAGAGGCCAAAAATAACAAACTCTTTATTGGGGGAATAATTGCCGGGTCGTTTTTAGGGATAATCCTTTCTTCGTATTATCTGATCCCCGCTATTTTTGAAAAACAGTTTACGGTTGCCACACAAATATTACAGTCTCATTTTTTGGATCACTTCGTCACCTTAAAGCAATTAATCTATTCAAAATGGGGTTATGGTTTTGACTTTCCGGGAACGGTCAATGACGAGATGTCGTTTCAGGTAGGCATTGCTCAATGGCTGGCCATGATTCTTTTGGCGATTCTAAGCTTAATAACCTGGTTCCGTCAGAAAAAAATCGACTGGTTGGGTTTTTTTGCTGTCGGTTGTTTTGTTTTTTCCATAATCATGATGATTTCAGTTTCCAAACCGGCCTGGGAACAAATTACGAAATACAGTTACTTTGATTTTCCCTGGAGATTTTTAAGTTTGGCTGTTTTTAGCGGCAGTTTGGGCGCGGCCCTGGTGGCCAAGCACTTAAAAGAGCGTGTCTGGCTGGTGGTAATTTTTTTTATCTCTCTGGCTTTCTATACCAATAAAAACCATTTGCGCGTTAATCAGTATGTCTACAATCATGATGAAGTTTATATTAACAACCTCCAGACAACCAATCAATTCGATGAATACAGAGCCAAGACTCTTAATCATGAGTATGTAAAAGTCAAAAGAGAAAGGGTTGAATTTTCTAAAAAAGAAATCAATCTTGAAAAAGAAATTTCTTCCTCAAATTATCTTTTCTTGGAAGGAGAGGCAAATCAAAAGAGCTTAATTAAGCTCAATATCGCTTACTACCCCGGCTGGCAGGTTTGGCTCAATCAGAAAGAACAAACCAGGGTTATGTCTTCGGAGGGGGTAATGGAGATACCGATTCCCAAAGACAAACTCACTCTTGAAGCAAAATTTACCGAAACTTTAATCAGAAAAACGTCAAATTTGGTAAGCCTGATTGGGTTGATGATTTTACTTACCTTTATCTATAAAGATATTAAGCTAAAAAATAAACGATGA
- a CDS encoding glycosyltransferase family 2 protein, with product MRKSKVIIVMPAFNAEKTIEKTYRDLPKEIISEVIVVDDKSVDRTVAIAQKLGLKVFVHSQNLGYGGNQKTCYREALKKNPDVIVMLHPDYQYDGTKTKALIEPILQGEYDLMFGSRIRTREETLRGGMPLTKYFLNRFFCVIENIILGVNFSEHFSGFRAYSRKVLETVPYQRFSNDFVFDQEMMASAIALGFKVGEIPVPVRYFSESSSIRFIKGTKFLLQTLFVLLRFTLNKWGFSKDKIFSQ from the coding sequence ATGAGAAAATCTAAAGTCATTATTGTCATGCCGGCGTTTAATGCCGAAAAGACCATAGAAAAGACATACCGGGATTTACCGAAAGAGATAATCAGCGAGGTTATCGTTGTTGACGATAAAAGCGTGGATAGAACCGTAGCTATTGCTCAAAAATTAGGGCTTAAAGTTTTTGTCCATTCGCAAAATCTAGGTTACGGGGGAAATCAGAAAACCTGTTATCGAGAGGCTTTAAAGAAAAATCCCGATGTTATCGTTATGCTTCACCCCGACTATCAGTATGATGGAACTAAAACCAAAGCTCTTATTGAACCAATTTTACAAGGTGAATACGACTTAATGTTCGGGTCTCGTATTCGCACGCGGGAAGAAACTCTCCGGGGAGGCATGCCGTTAACCAAATATTTTCTTAACAGGTTTTTTTGCGTTATCGAAAACATTATTCTTGGCGTCAATTTCTCCGAGCATTTCAGCGGTTTTAGAGCTTACAGTAGAAAAGTTCTAGAAACAGTGCCGTACCAGCGTTTTTCCAATGATTTTGTTTTTGACCAGGAAATGATGGCTTCGGCGATTGCCCTGGGGTTTAAAGTCGGAGAAATTCCCGTTCCTGTCCGCTATTTTTCTGAAAGCTCCTCAATCAGATTTATCAAAGGGACAAAGTTTTTACTGCAAACACTTTTCGTTCTTTTGCGCTTCACTCTTAATAAATGGGGTTTTAGCAAAGATAAAATTTTCAGTCAGTAA